The following coding sequences are from one Dioscorea cayenensis subsp. rotundata cultivar TDr96_F1 unplaced genomic scaffold, TDr96_F1_v2_PseudoChromosome.rev07_lg8_w22 25.fasta BLBR01000871.1, whole genome shotgun sequence window:
- the LOC120255172 gene encoding proline-rich protein 36-like: MPVQRPRTRSGAVAPAVEPTTAPPRGGRRGVPSPPSSPSPPRQEANSRHAPAVAASVHGPRVPEPVPQTPVPELAPSPEAMQAFRAYWDNQDRQPTYQEFRDFMSFWSMYGEDVPTAQPHASAPPRMQSVPLVPAEDSRSSQSLFLSKLLKEARQLGCSSFDGTSDAMVAKEWLKRVIATFDDMVLEEDLRLKVATRLLEGRARVWWESLKGRSRVVLSWSDFQREFDEEYYTRFHRDQKKAGSSCS, translated from the coding sequence ATGCCAGTACAACGCCCGCGCACACGCAGTGGAGCAGTTGCTCCTGCTGTTGAGCCTACTACTGCACCGCCTAGAGGTGGACGGCGTGGAGTGCCATCTCCACCGTCCTCTCCTTCGCCGCCTAGGCAGGAGGCCAATTCTAGGCATGCACCTGCCGTAGCAGCGTCAGTGCATGGTCCTAGAGTACCTGAGCCTGTGCCCCAGACCCCAGTGCCCGAGTTAGCTCCGTCCCCAGAGGCGATGCAGGCCTTCAGAGCCTATTGGGACAATCAGGATAGGCAGCCGACCTATCAGGAGTTCAGAGACTTCATGAGCTTTTGGAGCATGTATGGAGAGGATGTACCGACTGCGCAGCCACACGCTTCAGCACCACCCCGAATGCAGTCAGTTCCCCTAGTCCCTGCAGAGGACAGTAGGTCCAGCCAGAGTTTGTTCTTGTCTAAGCTCCTGAAGGAAGCCCGACAGTTAGGCTGCAGTTCTTTTGATGGCACGAGCGATGCCATGGTTGCCAAAGAGTGGCTAAAGCGGGTGATAGCTACTTTCGACGACATGGTTCTAGAAGAAGACCTGAGGCTCAAGGTTGCTACGAGGTTACTTGAGGGCAGAGCCAGAGTTTGGTGGGAAAGTCTGAAAGGTCGTTCCCGTGTTGTTTTGAGTTGGTCAGATTTTCAGAGGGAGTTTGACGAGGAGTACTACACCCGTTTCCATAGAGACCAGAAAAAGGCGGGGAGTTCATGCAGCTGA